The DNA region TTGTGTTAGTGGTTCTCATTTTCTAATAAAATTTCTGATAGTAGTCAAAATAACTATCCAATATACTTTGGGTTGCTAATTTATCCAGATTTTCTTTGGTAATGATAAAAATGCTGTATTTATCCTTTGGAACCTTCATAATATCGGGTAGCAGAGGTACAATGGTACGTGCATAATCTTTAGCATCGGCAAGGCTGTAAAAACGGCCAACGTATATCAGCTGGTTATTTTCGCCAACGCTTTTAACGTGGTGGATCACTTCGCTGCGGGTGTATCGTGTACGGTTAAACTGCCCTACTCCAAAACGTGTAGAAGCCAGATTAGTTGTACCACTGGATACATTTATCACAAAGTAATAGTTGCTGCTGTCGCGCTTGCTGAATATGTAGTTTACCGCAGTTGTATTGTTAATGGCGGCCGGGTGAACCGTAGCCACAGTATCTTTTTGTTTGGGTGCCGGCTGCGTGGCTATATCCCTTGAAGTATCCGGCATTTGATGCTGCGGTAAAGGGATCTGGCCTGCGGCAAGTTGTTTTGGTTGTTGAATTGCAGCCTGCTGAATTTGTGGTGCCGATGTTTTAGCCCCGGCTATTATACGCGTGTCCCGTTCGGGCAGGCGCTCCTGGGGAGTTACATTTTGTGCCGATGGCGTATATGGCGGACGGTATTCTGTTTGTTTTTGATATGCCACCGGTGGGGTAAAAGGGATCTCGTTAGGATCATCATTAAATAATACCACCGGACGCGCGGCTATTTCGGCCTTGTTTGAATCGATATAGGCCAGGTGTTGGTTTACAAGTGGAGCGATGAGTTTATCCTGCGGATATTTTGCGGCGATTAACTGCAGATCGGCTTGGAATGGCGGCAACTTTTCCATATGCCCGGCAGCGATGGCTTTCAGGTAGTATAACTGCGCTGCATACCGGTTGTCAGGATATTTGTTAAGCAAATCATTTGCTTTCTCAATCACTTTTGCGTATTGCTTTTGAGCATACTGATCGTACACTTCGTTATAAAAGCCGTTAAATTCAGCATCTACATCGGCCAGCTTGCGGGCATAATCCGGATCGAGAATTACTTTAGCAAATACACTTTCCGGATACTCTTTAAGCAACCTGTTTTTGTAATCATTTGACTTTACAGCGTCTATATCGACATAAAGCCTGTACAGGTTATAATAAACTGAAGGCTTATCGTTGCTTTGAGGGAAACGTGTAAGCAGGGTTTCGTAAGTGGCAATAGCTTCCTTTTTATCTTCCAATACATCGCGATAAAAATTAGCCATTTCAAAATAAGCGTTGTAGATCTTGAAATTGGATTGCTGCAAAAGGGCAGGAGTAAGGGGCAGGTTTTTAACAAGATCCTGCCTAAAGGTACCTGCCGATACATGGGTAGTATTATAAGCTGCGCTACCAACAGGGGCATCCGGATCATTAACCTGTGAACCGCCAATGCCGGCATTGGCGGTTGGTATACCTGTATTTGAACGCCTGCTGCGGCGCCAGTTATCCTCCAGCTTACGGTTGCCCCATAAACGCTTAAAGTCGTTATAGCCCTGGCTTACGGCGCTGTTGTTGTAAAAGTAAAATGTACTACCGCTGTTTTTATTGGAGGAAGGTGAATTACTGTTCCTGTCGAAGGTATTTGGCATAGTGCCGTTATTGACATTGGCAGCGGCACCGGTGGCTTCTAAAGCGGCCTGTTGCTGCTGACGTGTTTTGCGGGCTACCATTTCATCTATACGGGCATCGCGGGTTTTATCATCCAAAGCGGCAAGCATTTGCAGGGTATCCTCGCGTGAGATGGTTTCAAGCAGGCGGGTAAGGATCTGCAGGTTATCAGCCTTTTTGCGGATGATCTGATAACCGGGATAATTTGTCGACAGGTTATTGAGCGTACTGTCATAATAAAGCCTGGCATTCACGTAATCGGCCTTGTTTTTAAAGTCGATGTCGGCAATACGTAAATACGAAAGGCCTTTTTGGTTTTGATTTTTGGTGCTTACCCGCACCGATTTCTTGTAACTTTTCAGGGCGTTGTCGATTTCGCCGGCTTTAAACTGCTGTTCACCAATCTGGTAATAGATCTGGTCGTAAAAATCAGTATTGTCTTCATTCTTAAGCAGGGCACGTAATAGGTCGATCTTACTGGCCTTAACACCGTTTTGATTGTCGCGGATGCGGATCCGGTTAAGGTTGGCATTAAATGCCATTTCAAAACTGGCGTTGCTTTTAACTATGCGGGTATAGCTTTCATAGGCATTGGCCGGCTTGAGGTTAAGCTCCTGTAATTGGCCCAGGATAAAGATCCAGCGGAGTTTGAGATTGCTGACATAACTGTATTTAATGGCCAGTTTAGCCATCTCTTCGGCTTCGGCATAGTTTTGGGTTAAGATATCATATTGCAGCTTGGTGGCGTAAACATCGGCAGTAACATTTTTTTTAGGGTTGATATCCTGTATGGCCGAATCAATTACCAGTTTAGCTAAAGGTAACTGGTTAAGGTACATAAGCCCGCGGGCTTTCCATACCAAAGCCTCCTGTTTTAAATTAGCTTGCTTGCCGAATGAACGGGTTACATAATTACAATACTCAACAGCATCAAAATAATTAGCCTCCAGGTAACGGGATTTGCCCAGTACCAGGTAAGCGTCACCCAAATAATGGCTTTGTTCCTTAATACTGATGATCTTGTTGGCTTTTACAATAGCTTCTTCCAGGTCCTTATCAGGCGTACCTGTTTGTGCGGTAGTATCAGGATAAACATTTAAAATTTCGCTGTAGGCATCAGGAAAAGATGCGGCATAGCTTTCCTGCTTGAGCCGTAAAATTTCATTCGCATTAAATAGTATGTTGTAATGGGCGGTCAGGTTTTGCATGGTGCGGTTAAAGCCGCTTTGTTTTTCAAGCGAACAACCGGCCGCTATCAATGTAACTGCAAACAGAAAAAAAATGCTGGTGTTTGGTTTATAGGATGATGATAATCGCCTCAATGCAATACGGTAGTTTAAAAAGCCTTGCTAAAATACTAAAGATTATGCAATAGGTTTAATAAATTTGCGCATGGCCGAAAATGAAGAAAATAACGAAGATGAGGTAGGCAAGCCTTTAAGCGCCTATGCTAAATACAGCAGCATCGGTTTTCAGATGGTGGTTATCATCGGCATTTTTACATTTGCCGGTTATAAAATTGATGAAGCCGGCAAGCATGATGTAAAATGGGCTACCGCCATACTCGCCCTTATCGGGGTATTCATTGCTTTGTTTATCGTTATCAGATCTGTTAAAAATTGAAACTGCACACTGTTATTTTATCGTTCCTGCTGTTTGCAGTTATCATAGCTGTGCCGCCATTGCTGTTAAGCAAATCAACCCATGGCGCCTGGCTCGATCCTCATTTCTGGATGATGTTTGCTTTTATAACCGGGCTCACATTTATCACCATTGTTTCCATATTGATGGTAACCAAAATCAACAAGGAAATATATGCTCAAACCTTCCTCGGGGCAACCATGATCAAGCTTTTGATCTGCATGTTTTTTTGCCTGTTTTTTTTACTTAAAATCAAAGTAAATGGGGTGATATTTGTTGCGAATTTTTTTTACGTATATTTCTTTAACCTCGCCTTTGAAATTTACGGTTTGTTACGTACCTTGCGCAACCAAAAATTAAAGTAAAAATCTCTCTGCTAATGGATTTTAGCCATATTTTGAACTCAAAAAAAATTACCTTAAGCATCATTTTAGGCGTTTTTTCGCTGTTTGTAACGTTAAATGCTAACGCTGTACAAGAAAAAAATGAGTCATCAACAACTGTTGAAAGTAAAGAAAAGGAAAAATTTGACCCTAATGAAGCCATCCTTGAACACATTGCCGATTCGCACTATTTTCATATAGGTGGTAAGGTTGCTATTGGTTTGCCTGTTATACTTTATACAGATGGCGGACTGGAAGTATTTTCGGCTTCTGAATTTGAGCATGGTGAAAAAGCCCACCAGGGTAAATACCACAATTATGCTTTAGTTAAAGACAAAATTAAAGTTGTTGGCGCCGATGGTACAACCGTTGATGAAACCGCTAAGATTTTTGATCTGTCAATTACCCGCAACGTGTTTTCCATGTGGATGTCGGTAATATTGCTGATCATCATATTTGTTAGCGTAGCAGGCTCGTACAAAAAGCGCGCAGGTAAAGCGCCTAAAGGTTTGCAATCATTATTGGAGCCGCTTATCCTGTTTATCCGTGACGAAGTAGCATTGCCGAACATCGGTTACAAATACGCGCGCTTTATGCCGCTGCTGTTAACCATGTTCTTCTTTATCCTGATCAATAACCTGATTGGTATGGTGCCGTTTTTTCCCGGAGGTTCAAACCTTACCGGTAATATTGCCGTAACCATGGTGCTTGCTGTTATTACCCTTATCGTGGTTAATTTTAATGGTAACAAATACTATTGGAAACACATTTTTGCACCTGACGTTCCGTTTTGGCTTTACCCTATCATGTGGATAGTTGAGCTTGCCGGTATCATTTCAAAGCCTTTCGCGTTAATGGTGCGTTTGTTTGCAAACATCATGGCAGGCCACGTTATCGTATTGGCATTGATCTCTTTGATTTTTATATTCCAGACACTTTGGGTATCTCCGGTATCAATAGCTTTCGCTTTGTTTATCGATGTGCTTGAGTTGCTGGTAGCTTTCCTGCAAGCATTCATCTTTACAATGCTTACCGCGTTGTTTATTGGCAGCGCTGTTGAGGAGCATCATCATTAATAATTTGTAATTAATAATAACACTATATTCATTTAAATTTAAAAACAATGGTTGGAAGTATTGCTGCATTAGGTGCAGGTTTAGCAGTTATCGGTGCTGGTATTGGTATCGGTCAAATCGGTGGTAAAGCGATGGAAGGTATCTCTCGTCAGCCGGAAGCTGCTTCAAAAATTCAGACTGCCATGATCATCGCTGCTGCACTTGTTGAAGGTGTTGCTCTTTTCGGTGTGATCGTTGCGCTTTTGGGTAACAAATAATTTTACCCGAAAAAAATAAAAACCGGGTGGTGTAACGGTTGGTTACACACCGGTTTTTACTTGAATGAATAATGTTAATTAGAACTATAGTCACAACAATAATATAAAAGATGGATTTAGTAATGCCTGATTGGGGTTTGGTTGTATGGACATCCGTAACCTTTTTATTCTTACTTATTTTACTGAGGGCATTTGCCTGGAAACCGATCATGGCCGCCATTGGCGATCGTGAGCGTTCAATTGAAGATGCGTTATTGAAAGCAGAAGCTGCCAAAGAGGAAATGAGCCGTTTAACCAATGAAAACGAATCATTGATTAAACAAGCCCGGGCCGAACGTGACCTGATCCTGTCTGAAGCCCGCAAAGCTAAAGAGCAAATCGTATCTGATGCTAAAGAAGCTGCACATAAAGAAGGTGCACGTATGATTGAGCTTGCCCGTGTTGAAATCAACAACCAAAAAGCTATTGCTTTGGCTGATGTTAAAAACCAGGTAGCTACTTTATCTTTAGAGATTGCTGAGAAGATCCTTCGCAAGCAATTTGAAGATCAGCAGCAACAAGACGAATTGGTTAGCCAATTATTGAAAGAAGTGAAGTTATAAGAATTCGGATTTGGGATTTCGGATTTATTCCGGTATCCGCTAACCAGTTTAAATTCCGAAATTGAATATAAAAATTCCGAAATCGAAAATTCGAAATCCGAAATTAGAAAGAAATGTCAGAAATAACAGTAGCATCGAGATACGCCAAATCACTTATCGATCTTGCGCAGGAACAAAACATTGTTGATGCGGTGAAGGCAGATATGGATCTTTTTTTACATACTTTAAAAGGAAGTTCTGAACTGGCCGCTGTTTTGGCTAACCCTATTATTTCACAAGCTAAAAAGATCAATGTTCTTGAAGCTGTGTTTGGTGATAAGGTAAATAAAGCCAGCATTATGTTTTTTAAGCTGATGATAAATAAAGGTCGTGGCGAGGTTTTGTATTTTACTGCCCAGGAATATATCAACCTTTTCAATATTAAAAGGAATATTACCAAGGCTAAAGTTACATCAGCTACAGCATTATCTGATGCCAATAAAAAGACGCTGGTAGATGAATTGCAAAAAGCTATTGGTGGCACTGTAGTGCTATATACTAAGATTGATCCGTCATTGATTGGCGGATTTGTGCTTAACGTAGGCGACAGGCAGGTTGATACCAGCATTGCTGCAAGCCTTAAGAAAATGAAAAAAGAATTTGCTGCAAAGGCATAATTAATAAGTATTAAAAGTAAAACTCTAAATAAATTTTAAACAATGGTAGAGGTAAGACCAGACGAAGTATCAGCAATTTTGCGTCAGCAGTTGGCCGGCTTCAAGTCAGAATCTGAATTAGAAGAAGTGGGTACTGTACTCCAGGTGGGTGACGGTATCGCACGCGTTTATGGATTAACTAAAGTACAGTCGGGTGAGTTGGTTGAGTTTGGCACAGGATTGCAAGGCATCGTACTTAACCTTGAAGAAGATAACGTGGGTGTGGTATTGTTAGGTAAATCTGACGATATTAAAGAAGGTGATACCGTTAAACGTACCAACAGGATTGCATCAATCAACGTAGGCGAAGGTATGCTTGGCCGTGTTGTTGATACCTTGGGTGCACCTATCGATGGTAAAGGGCCAATTACAGGTCAAACTTACGAGATGCCGCTTGAGCGTAAAGCTCCGGGTGTAATCTACCGTCAGCCGGTAACCGAGCCATTACAAACCGGTATCAAAGCTATCGACGCGATGATCCCTATCGGTCGTGGCCAGCGTGAGTTGGTTATCGGTGACCGTCAAACAGGTAAAACTGCGGTTTGTATCGATACCATCATCAATCAAAAAGAATTTTATGATGCAGGTAAACCTGTAATCTGTATATATGTAGCTTGCGGACAAAAAGCATCAACTGTTGCTAACATCGTTCGTACGCTTGAAGAGAATGGCGCTATGCCTTACTCTATCGTAGTTGCTGCTAACGCTTCAGACTCTGCTACCATGCAGTTCTTTGCTCCGTTTGCAGGTGCAGCTATCGGCGAGTACTTCCGTGATACAGGCCGTCCGGCTTTGATCATCTATGATGACTTGTCAAAACAAGCTGTTGCTTACCGTGAGGTTTCCTTGTTGTTACGTCGTCCACCGGGCCGTGAGGCTTACCCGGGTGACGTATTTTACCTGCACAGCCGTTTATTAGAGCGTGCCGCTAAAATCAACTCAAATGATTCTATCGCGCAGCAAATGAACGACCTTCCTGAGTCTATCAAAGGCATCGTTAAAGGTGGTGGTTCATTAACAGCACTTCCAAT from Mucilaginibacter sp. SJ includes:
- the porW gene encoding type IX secretion system periplasmic lipoprotein PorW/SprE — protein: MRRLSSSYKPNTSIFFLFAVTLIAAGCSLEKQSGFNRTMQNLTAHYNILFNANEILRLKQESYAASFPDAYSEILNVYPDTTAQTGTPDKDLEEAIVKANKIISIKEQSHYLGDAYLVLGKSRYLEANYFDAVEYCNYVTRSFGKQANLKQEALVWKARGLMYLNQLPLAKLVIDSAIQDINPKKNVTADVYATKLQYDILTQNYAEAEEMAKLAIKYSYVSNLKLRWIFILGQLQELNLKPANAYESYTRIVKSNASFEMAFNANLNRIRIRDNQNGVKASKIDLLRALLKNEDNTDFYDQIYYQIGEQQFKAGEIDNALKSYKKSVRVSTKNQNQKGLSYLRIADIDFKNKADYVNARLYYDSTLNNLSTNYPGYQIIRKKADNLQILTRLLETISREDTLQMLAALDDKTRDARIDEMVARKTRQQQQAALEATGAAANVNNGTMPNTFDRNSNSPSSNKNSGSTFYFYNNSAVSQGYNDFKRLWGNRKLEDNWRRSRRSNTGIPTANAGIGGSQVNDPDAPVGSAAYNTTHVSAGTFRQDLVKNLPLTPALLQQSNFKIYNAYFEMANFYRDVLEDKKEAIATYETLLTRFPQSNDKPSVYYNLYRLYVDIDAVKSNDYKNRLLKEYPESVFAKVILDPDYARKLADVDAEFNGFYNEVYDQYAQKQYAKVIEKANDLLNKYPDNRYAAQLYYLKAIAAGHMEKLPPFQADLQLIAAKYPQDKLIAPLVNQHLAYIDSNKAEIAARPVVLFNDDPNEIPFTPPVAYQKQTEYRPPYTPSAQNVTPQERLPERDTRIIAGAKTSAPQIQQAAIQQPKQLAAGQIPLPQHQMPDTSRDIATQPAPKQKDTVATVHPAAINNTTAVNYIFSKRDSSNYYFVINVSSGTTNLASTRFGVGQFNRTRYTRSEVIHHVKSVGENNQLIYVGRFYSLADAKDYARTIVPLLPDIMKVPKDKYSIFIITKENLDKLATQSILDSYFDYYQKFY
- a CDS encoding AtpZ/AtpI family protein, with translation MAENEENNEDEVGKPLSAYAKYSSIGFQMVVIIGIFTFAGYKIDEAGKHDVKWATAILALIGVFIALFIVIRSVKN
- the atpB gene encoding F0F1 ATP synthase subunit A, yielding MDFSHILNSKKITLSIILGVFSLFVTLNANAVQEKNESSTTVESKEKEKFDPNEAILEHIADSHYFHIGGKVAIGLPVILYTDGGLEVFSASEFEHGEKAHQGKYHNYALVKDKIKVVGADGTTVDETAKIFDLSITRNVFSMWMSVILLIIIFVSVAGSYKKRAGKAPKGLQSLLEPLILFIRDEVALPNIGYKYARFMPLLLTMFFFILINNLIGMVPFFPGGSNLTGNIAVTMVLAVITLIVVNFNGNKYYWKHIFAPDVPFWLYPIMWIVELAGIISKPFALMVRLFANIMAGHVIVLALISLIFIFQTLWVSPVSIAFALFIDVLELLVAFLQAFIFTMLTALFIGSAVEEHHH
- the atpE gene encoding ATP synthase F0 subunit C — its product is MVGSIAALGAGLAVIGAGIGIGQIGGKAMEGISRQPEAASKIQTAMIIAAALVEGVALFGVIVALLGNK
- the atpF gene encoding F0F1 ATP synthase subunit B, with product MDLVMPDWGLVVWTSVTFLFLLILLRAFAWKPIMAAIGDRERSIEDALLKAEAAKEEMSRLTNENESLIKQARAERDLILSEARKAKEQIVSDAKEAAHKEGARMIELARVEINNQKAIALADVKNQVATLSLEIAEKILRKQFEDQQQQDELVSQLLKEVKL
- the atpH gene encoding ATP synthase F1 subunit delta; the encoded protein is MSEITVASRYAKSLIDLAQEQNIVDAVKADMDLFLHTLKGSSELAAVLANPIISQAKKINVLEAVFGDKVNKASIMFFKLMINKGRGEVLYFTAQEYINLFNIKRNITKAKVTSATALSDANKKTLVDELQKAIGGTVVLYTKIDPSLIGGFVLNVGDRQVDTSIAASLKKMKKEFAAKA
- the atpA gene encoding F0F1 ATP synthase subunit alpha, whose protein sequence is MVEVRPDEVSAILRQQLAGFKSESELEEVGTVLQVGDGIARVYGLTKVQSGELVEFGTGLQGIVLNLEEDNVGVVLLGKSDDIKEGDTVKRTNRIASINVGEGMLGRVVDTLGAPIDGKGPITGQTYEMPLERKAPGVIYRQPVTEPLQTGIKAIDAMIPIGRGQRELVIGDRQTGKTAVCIDTIINQKEFYDAGKPVICIYVACGQKASTVANIVRTLEENGAMPYSIVVAANASDSATMQFFAPFAGAAIGEYFRDTGRPALIIYDDLSKQAVAYREVSLLLRRPPGREAYPGDVFYLHSRLLERAAKINSNDSIAQQMNDLPESIKGIVKGGGSLTALPIIETQAGDVSAYIPTNVISITDGQIFLESNLFNAGVRPAINVGISVSRVGGNAQIKSMKKVAGTLKLDQAQFRELEAFSKFGSDLDASTKNVLDKGIRNVEILKQGQYSPVTVEKQVAIIYLGTKNLMRNVPVNKVREFETEFTDQLEVRHPEVLAALKAGKFDDQLTGVLETVAKELSARY